From Vitis vinifera cultivar Pinot Noir 40024 chromosome 5, ASM3070453v1, the proteins below share one genomic window:
- the LOC100854197 gene encoding uncharacterized protein LOC100854197: MKAQQVIQVKSREEIRDDIQFAALDTVVSFNSLYAVSSFLGFSLTTIGLHSIDGRLGCDANISTIRTLMFFEVISFAFFLTSSWVAHGLKIMIKLVNAAESNKEFRSHFNRKSIRKVMLCAIFSSILGCIFLILSIVNILQIRLGILSCRSPSTVQGAVALVVIVSCGVVFHVGITVLAFLYV, encoded by the exons ATGAAGGCCCAACA GGTTATTCAAGTAAAATCAAGAGAGGAGATAAGAGATGACATTCAATTCGCTGCCCTTGATACCGTTGTGAGTTTCAACTCCTTATACGCTGTCTCCTCATTTCTGGGATTCTCCCTCACCACCATAGGACTACATAGCATTGATGGTCGTCTTGGCTGCGATGCCAATATCAGCACGATCAGGACCCTGATGTTCTTTGAGGtcatttcctttgcattttttctcACATCATCATGGGTGGCTCATGGCTTGAAGATAATGATCAAACTTGTCAATGCTGCTGAATCAAATAAAGAGTTTAGAAGCCACTTCAATAGAAAGTCTATTCGAAAGGTGATGCTTTGTGCCATCTTTAGCTCAATCTTGGGATGTATTTTTCTAATTCTCTCAATAGTGAACATCCTTCAGATTCGACTAGGAATTTTGAGTTGTAGGAGTCCATCCACAGTCCAAGGAGCGGTTGCTCTTGTTGTTATTGTTTCATGTGGTGTTGTTTTCCATGTTGGTATTACTGTCTTGGCGTTTTTATATGTATGA